From the genome of Candidatus Saccharimonadales bacterium:
TTAGGGTGTTTGGCCTCTGTTGCATTGACGAAAAAGCTCATGTTAGTAGTATACCTTTCATTTCTCTTAACGGAAAGCGTTGTTATTTTTATCATTTCGCTTGCGCTTTTTGATAATTTAATTTATTGTACTAGGTAGCGAAAGTTACAAAAACAAACATAAACTCCAAAAAACATATGTTGTGACAGATCGCTCTACGATAACCCACCACAACTTAAAAACACCTGACAAAATTTCAGGTGTTTTTATTTTGCTTTCGGAGAGTTCTCTTCCCGCCACTTGGCGATAGCCGCGTGATTGCCGCTTAGCAGCACGTCGGGTACTTTCATATCTCTAAATTCCGCTGGCTTGGTATATTGCGGAAATTCTAATGTCTCTCCGTCACTAAAGCTTTCAATCTCGGCACTCATTTCCCCGCCGAGTACGCCTGGAATAAGGCGCACGATACTATCAACGATCGTCATTGCTGGTAGTTCACCACCTGTCAGCACATAGTCGCCCACACTTAGTTCTTGGTCAACAAGTGTCAGAATGCGCTCGTCATAGCCTTCATAGCGCCCACAGACGAAGATATAGCCATGATCGGCTATCGCATACTCTTTTGCGATA
Proteins encoded in this window:
- the trmD gene encoding tRNA (guanosine(37)-N1)-methyltransferase TrmD, with the translated sequence MKKIQIITLFPEMFSGVLNASMMWKAQDNKIVEFETIDLREFGLGPRRQVDDTPYGGGDGMLLKPEPLFAAIEKAKASDPAAKVLLMTPKGERWKQSIAKEYAIADHGYIFVCGRYEGYDERILTLVDQELSVGDYVLTGGELPAMTIVDSIVRLIPGVLGGEMSAEIESFSDGETLEFPQYTKPAEFRDMKVPDVLLSGNHAAIAKWREENSPKAK